The following coding sequences lie in one Chloroflexota bacterium genomic window:
- a CDS encoding 4Fe-4S dicluster domain-containing protein, with the protein MDINRRDFLKLSGLLLAAGAIRPTGLAQAAPADAPLAILFDASKCVGCRACQMACKRWNKLPADTQTAVRLPVEAAGAAKLYDTPQSLSADTWTLIKLSKRSNTDWHFVNYQCMHCTDAACVTVCPSGALYKDPNGFTGYDEEKCIGCGYCTQFCPYGVPHLRVVNVLTGEAKAAKCTFCQDRIYAGIGGPFCATTCPVGALVWGRRDELLDKAKQRVSLLKGRGFDRATLYGETQAGGLNRLSILLDEPGRYALPVSVSSPALARAWKNIVQPAEAVLIGATAVAVVGAFLISRRHIRMESVE; encoded by the coding sequence ATGGACATCAACCGCAGGGACTTCCTGAAACTATCGGGGCTTCTGCTGGCAGCCGGGGCGATACGGCCGACGGGACTGGCACAGGCCGCGCCCGCCGATGCGCCGCTCGCCATCCTGTTTGATGCTTCCAAGTGCGTGGGCTGCCGCGCCTGCCAGATGGCCTGCAAGCGGTGGAACAAACTGCCAGCAGACACCCAGACAGCCGTGCGGCTGCCCGTGGAGGCTGCCGGAGCAGCGAAACTGTACGACACGCCGCAGAGCCTTTCGGCAGACACGTGGACGCTCATCAAACTGAGCAAGCGCAGCAATACCGATTGGCATTTCGTGAACTACCAGTGCATGCACTGTACCGATGCCGCGTGCGTAACCGTGTGCCCCTCGGGCGCTCTGTACAAGGATCCCAATGGGTTCACCGGCTACGATGAGGAGAAGTGCATCGGGTGCGGCTACTGCACACAGTTCTGTCCCTACGGCGTGCCGCACCTTCGGGTGGTGAATGTGCTGACCGGTGAGGCCAAGGCGGCCAAGTGCACCTTCTGCCAAGATCGCATCTACGCCGGCATCGGCGGGCCGTTCTGCGCGACTACGTGTCCGGTGGGGGCTCTGGTATGGGGCCGCCGAGACGAACTGCTGGATAAGGCGAAGCAGCGGGTCTCGCTCCTGAAGGGGCGCGGATTTGACCGAGCGACCCTCTACGGGGAGACGCAAGCGGGAGGGCTGAACCGCCTGAGCATACTGCTGGACGAGCCGGGGCGCTATGCCCTTCCAGTCAGCGTGTCGTCCCCCGCACTCGCGCGCGCGTGGAAGAACATCGTGCAACCCGCAGAAGCCGTCCTCATAGGCGCAACCGCAGTGGCTGTTGTGGGGGCTTTTCTCATCAGTCGCCGACACATCCGGATGGAGAGCGTGGAGTAG
- a CDS encoding HyaD/HybD family hydrogenase maturation endopeptidase, producing MGKTLVLGLGNILLRDEGVGVRVVQRLAERFEFPDDVQVLDGGTLGLDLLHYVEEADRVLIVDAVAMGNPPGTLVRLSGDEVPAYLGIKISPHQMGLADLLAATRLRGTFPQELVLVGVEPEVIDTGLELSPSIAAQMDALLSWVLAELSRWGIHPRAERYNAQTENPLATVGREEGR from the coding sequence GTGGGGAAGACGTTGGTACTCGGCCTGGGCAATATCCTGCTGCGCGACGAGGGCGTGGGCGTTCGGGTTGTGCAGCGTCTGGCGGAACGGTTTGAGTTCCCAGACGATGTGCAGGTCTTGGACGGGGGAACCCTTGGGCTGGACCTGTTGCACTACGTGGAAGAAGCGGACCGCGTTCTGATCGTGGACGCTGTGGCGATGGGTAACCCACCGGGGACCCTGGTTCGCTTGAGCGGAGATGAGGTGCCGGCGTACTTGGGCATCAAGATATCGCCTCACCAGATGGGCCTGGCGGACCTGCTGGCGGCGACTCGCCTGCGCGGCACGTTCCCGCAGGAACTGGTGCTTGTGGGCGTGGAGCCTGAGGTGATTGACACCGGCCTGGAGTTATCTCCATCCATCGCCGCGCAAATGGACGCGCTGCTGAGTTGGGTGCTGGCCGAATTGTCGCGCTGGGGAATCCACCCTCGCGCGGAACGGTACAATGCTCAGACCGAGAACCCCCTTGCGACGGTCGGACGCGAGGAAGGTAGGTAA
- a CDS encoding aldo/keto reductase, with protein sequence METRPFGKTGAHLPILSLGCQRLVDEEGCSEEQAVAILNTAIDRGIRYFDTAWIYSKGQSEQRVGLVARHRRKEMWIATKTWDVTRDGARRQLEQSLARLQTDYVDEWRLHNVYDLARLDAMTGPGGALEAAIRARDEGLVRFISISGHSDPQVQIEALRRFPFDTALVAVSVLDHFIYSFAEEFLPFAQGRGVGVVGMKILGYKVLAHVADRALRYALALPLTTVIVGCSTMAELEADLAVAEHFTPMTGPERLAFFREVLPLVRPENMPWKAADWSDPTEWKPRKEPWGFTPA encoded by the coding sequence ATGGAGACACGACCGTTCGGCAAGACCGGCGCCCATTTGCCCATCTTGAGCCTGGGCTGCCAGCGACTGGTGGATGAAGAGGGGTGCAGCGAGGAGCAGGCCGTCGCAATCCTCAACACGGCCATTGACCGGGGCATCCGCTATTTTGACACTGCCTGGATTTACTCCAAGGGTCAGAGCGAGCAGCGGGTGGGCCTGGTGGCCAGGCACCGGCGCAAGGAGATGTGGATCGCGACCAAGACATGGGATGTAACGCGCGATGGGGCGCGCCGCCAACTGGAGCAAAGCCTGGCCCGCCTTCAGACCGACTATGTGGACGAGTGGCGGCTGCACAATGTGTACGACCTCGCGCGGCTGGACGCCATGACCGGCCCGGGCGGCGCGCTGGAGGCTGCCATCCGCGCCCGCGACGAGGGGCTGGTGCGGTTCATCAGCATCTCGGGCCACAGCGACCCGCAGGTGCAGATTGAGGCGCTGCGCCGCTTCCCGTTTGACACGGCGCTGGTGGCCGTCTCGGTGCTGGACCACTTCATCTACTCGTTCGCCGAGGAATTCCTGCCCTTCGCCCAGGGCCGTGGGGTCGGCGTGGTGGGGATGAAGATACTCGGCTACAAGGTGCTGGCCCACGTGGCCGACAGGGCGCTGCGCTACGCCCTGGCGCTGCCGCTCACCACCGTCATCGTGGGGTGCTCTACCATGGCGGAGTTGGAGGCAGACCTGGCGGTGGCCGAGCACTTCACGCCGATGACGGGGCCGGAGCGCCTGGCCTTCTTCCGCGAGGTCTTGCCGCTGGTGCGGCCCGAGAACATGCCGTGGAAGGCCGCCGACTGGAGCGACCCGACGGAGTGGAAGCCACGCAAGGAGCCGTGGGGGTTCACGCCCGCGTAG
- the pheS gene encoding phenylalanine--tRNA ligase subunit alpha: MLEQLHDIRERAMAALSSVDSLAALEAWRTEYLGKRSFVTTTLKGIGQLPPEDRPVVGKAAHELRLALEAALEEARQRVLALEQERAAQAERVDVTLPGRPATVGRLHPITQILYEIYNIFGEMGFQVYDAPEVETDELNFQMLNLPPDHPARDMWSTFYTTREGILLRTHTSPGQIRAMRQFCPEPIRVILPGRVYRYEAVTARSESMFHQVEGLAVGRNITMADLKGVLTDFARRLYGEHRQVRFRCSYFPFTEPSMEVDVSCALCDGAGCRVCKHTGWVEIAGAGMVHPQVLRNGGYDPEQFTGFAFGMGPDRIAMLRYGIDDIRYFYSDDLRFLAQF, from the coding sequence ATGCTAGAGCAACTGCACGACATCCGAGAGCGCGCGATGGCGGCGCTGTCCAGCGTGGACAGCCTGGCGGCGTTGGAAGCCTGGCGCACCGAGTACCTGGGCAAGAGGAGTTTCGTTACCACGACGCTGAAGGGCATCGGCCAACTGCCGCCGGAGGACCGCCCCGTGGTGGGCAAGGCCGCCCACGAACTGCGCCTGGCGCTGGAGGCGGCGCTGGAGGAGGCGCGGCAGCGGGTCCTGGCCCTGGAGCAGGAGCGCGCCGCCCAGGCCGAGCGGGTGGACGTTACCCTGCCCGGCAGGCCCGCCACCGTGGGCCGCCTGCACCCCATCACCCAAATCCTGTACGAAATCTACAACATCTTCGGCGAGATGGGGTTCCAGGTGTACGACGCGCCCGAGGTGGAGACCGACGAACTGAACTTCCAGATGCTGAACCTGCCGCCCGACCACCCTGCCCGCGACATGTGGAGCACGTTCTACACCACGCGCGAGGGCATCCTGCTCCGCACGCACACGTCGCCCGGCCAGATTCGCGCCATGCGCCAGTTCTGCCCGGAGCCGATTCGCGTCATCTTGCCTGGGCGCGTGTACCGCTACGAGGCCGTTACGGCGCGCTCCGAATCCATGTTCCACCAGGTGGAGGGGCTGGCGGTGGGCCGCAACATCACCATGGCCGACCTGAAGGGCGTCCTCACCGATTTCGCACGGCGGCTCTACGGGGAGCACCGCCAGGTACGTTTCCGGTGCAGTTACTTCCCGTTCACCGAGCCAAGCATGGAGGTGGATGTGAGTTGCGCGCTGTGCGACGGCGCGGGGTGCCGCGTCTGCAAGCATACCGGCTGGGTGGAGATCGCCGGCGCGGGGATGGTGCACCCCCAGGTGCTGCGCAACGGCGGCTACGACCCCGAGCAGTTCACCGGCTTCGCCTTCGGCATGGGGCCTGACCGCATCGCCATGCTCCGCTACGGCATTGACGACATCCGCTACTTCTACAGCGACGACCTGCGGTTCCTGGCGCAGTTCTAG